A genomic window from Nicotiana sylvestris chromosome 11, ASM39365v2, whole genome shotgun sequence includes:
- the LOC138881830 gene encoding uncharacterized protein, which translates to MPPYEALYGRKCRTPLCWNKVGERKLVGPEIVQQTEDKVKIIKDHLKISSDRQKSYVDLKRHEIEHHVGDKVFLKVSPWKKIMRFGQKGNLSPRFIEPYEILHRIGPVAYKLALPPELGKIHNVFHASMLRIYRSDPSHVLPIESIEVNPDLTYEEEPIQILAHELKSLEIRESP; encoded by the coding sequence ATGCCTccttatgaagctttatatgggagaAAATGTAGAACGCCTCTTTGTTGGAACAAGGTTGGTGAAAGAAAATTGGTGGGTCCTGAGATTGTACAACAAACTGAAGATAAGGTGAAAATCATTAAGGATCATTTAAAAATTTCTTCGGATAGACAAAAGTCCTATGTTGATCTTAAAAGGCATGAAATTGAGCATCATGTGGGCGATAAGGTATTTTTAAAAGTGTCTCCATGGAAGAAGATTATGAGATTTGGCCAAAAAGGTAATCttagtcctcggttcattgaACCTTATGAAATACTTCACAGAATTGGTCCAGTTGCATATAAGCTAGCTTTGCCACCTGAATTAGGAAAGATCCACAACGTTTTTCATGCTTCTATGCTTCGAATATACCGCtcagatccatctcatgttcttcCTATTGAGTCTATTGAGGTTAATCCTGATTTGACATATGAAGAAGAACCAATCCAAATTTTAGCGCATGAGCTAAAGAGCTTAGAAATAAGAGAATCCCCTTAG